One window from the genome of Cottoperca gobio chromosome 15, fCotGob3.1, whole genome shotgun sequence encodes:
- the LOC115019740 gene encoding LOW QUALITY PROTEIN: gastrula zinc finger protein XlCGF8.2DB-like (The sequence of the model RefSeq protein was modified relative to this genomic sequence to represent the inferred CDS: deleted 3 bases in 2 codons) gives MLTPTDEESDHQLLSHNSHVAESQDQKGGKHGDSGSTRNAEPHQQNQHHESISHSNNVDNLNLSEMHCDTHTGKQPLKCDACGKDFKHKCSLERHLRAHTGEKPYSCKTCGKGFKQKSALTSHTRIHTGEKPYSCNTCGKRFCTNHSLTSHTRIHTGEIPYSCKTCGKGFNKKSSLTSHTRIHTGEIPYSCKTCGKGFNKKSSLTYHTRIHTGERPFSCKTCGKRFNHNVSLTYHTRTHTGERPYSCKTCGKGFNRKSSLTSHTRIHTGEKPYSCKTCGKGFKNKSALTTHTRIHTGEKPYSCKTCGKGFKHKSALTYSYKNPHR, from the exons atgttgactcctactgatgaggaaagtgaccaccagctcctctctcacaactctcatgtagctgagagccaagatcagaaaggaggcaagcatggagactcaggctcaactagaaATGCAGAGCCACATCAACAGAATCAACATCACGAAAGCataagtcacagtaacaatgtcgACAACCTtaacctgtcagagatgcactgtgatactcatACAGgcaaacagcctttaaaatgtgacgcATGTGGAAAAGACTTTAAGCATAAATGCTCACTAGAGAGACATCTGAGA gcccacacaggtgagaagccatattcttgtaaaacatgtgggaaaggatttaaacagaaatcagcattgacctctcatacaagaatccacacaggtgagaagccatattcctGCAACACGTGTGGGAAAAGATTT TGCACAAATCATTCATTGACCTCtcatacaagaatccacacaggtgagattccatattcttgtaaaacatgtgggaaaggattTAATAAGAAATCATCATTGACCTCtcatacaagaatccacacaggtgagattccatattcttgtaaaacatgtgggaaaggattTAATAAGAAATCATCATTGACCTAtcatacaagaatccacacaggtgagaggccattttcttgtaaaacatgtgggaaaagatttaaTCACAATGTATCATTGACCTATCATacaagaacccacacaggtgagaggccatattcttgtaaaacatgtgggaaaggattTAATAGAAAATCATCATTGACCTCtcatacaagaatccacacaggtgagaagccatattcttgtaaaacatgtgggaaaggatttaaaaataaatcggCATTGACCACtcatacaagaatccacacaggtgagaagccatattcttgtaaaacatgtgggaaaggattTAAACATAAATCAGCATTGACCTACtcatacaagaatccacacaggtga
- the LOC115019737 gene encoding zinc finger protein 664-like, translated as MSSVECLREFVNERLNAAAEEIFGVFQEVVVKYEAEIDRQRRLLDVVWKPEIQLHRIELPQQHVCKEEEVLSDQQLCIQERNSSLDQEDPEPPQIKEEQEELCTSQEGEQLVLKQETDTCMLTPIDEESDHQLLSHNSHVAESQDQKGGKHGDSGSTRNAEPHQQNQHHKSTSHSNNVDNPNLSEMHCDSHTGKQPLKCDTCGKDFKYKSSLERHLRTHTDENPFACKTCGKAFRINGHLVIHMRTHTGEKPYSCKICGKGFTQKSALDSHIRTHTGEKQYSCKTCGKAFGSNNNLTVHMRIHTGEKPYSCKICGNGFTRKLALTYHTRTHTGEKPYSCKTCKKKFRSNDKLKVHMRTHMRGKLHHCSTEVPEIKE; from the exons atgtcttcagttgagtgtttgagagagtttgtcaacgagcgactaaatgctgctgctgaagaaatattcggagTTTTTCAAGAAGTTGTCGTTAagtacgaggcagagatcgATCGTCAGCGgagactgctggatgtcgtttggaaaccGGAAATACagttacacaggatag agctcccacagcaacatgtctgtaaggaggaggaggttctctctgaccagcagctctgtattcaggagaggaactccagtctggaccaagaggacccagagcctccacagattaaagaggagcaggaggaactctgcaccagtcaggagggagagcagcttgtactgaagcaggagactgatacctgTATGTTGACTCCTattgatgaggaaagtgaccatcagctcctctctcacaactctcatgtagctgagagccaagatcagaaaggaggcaagcatggagactcaggctcaactagaaATGCAGAGCCACATCAACAGAATCAACATCACAAAAgcacaagtcacagtaacaatgtcgACAACCCtaacctgtcagagatgcactgtgattCTCACACAGggaaacagcctttaaaatgtgacacatgtggaaaagactTTAAGTATAAATCATCATTAGAGAGACATCTGAGAACCCACACAGATGAGAACccatttgcatgcaaaacatgtggcaAAGCTTTTAGAATTAATGGTCACTTGGTAAtccacatgagaacccacacaggtgagaagccatattcctGCAAAATATGTGGGAAAGGATTTACTCAGAAATCAGCATTGGACTCTcatataagaacccacacaggtgagaagcaatattcttgcaaaacatgtgggaaagcttttGGAAGTAATAATAACTTGACAGTccacatgagaatccacacaggtgagaagccatattcttgcaaaatatgtggGAATGGATTTACTCGGAAATTAGCATTGACCTATCATacaagaacccacacaggtgagaaaccatattcttgtaaaacatgcaaaaaaaaattcCGGTCTAATGATAAAttgaaagtccacatgagaaCGCACATGAGGGGAaagctgcatcactgcagcacagaggttccagagattaaagagtaa